One genomic region from Diachasmimorpha longicaudata isolate KC_UGA_2023 chromosome 18, iyDiaLong2, whole genome shotgun sequence encodes:
- the Pig-z gene encoding GPI mannosyltransferase 4, whose amino-acid sequence MSCYKPSAKALPYWICAGLRIVLTLLPQTGYIHPDEFFQSVEVIAGDRFDISVNKPWEFNTTFPIRSSLIPQVIIGVPYTILNILAPYFSHYFQISLRTPYLLVVLPRLVICALSFVTDYSLYKICCIYSQNYRVRLVIYASSFVMMTYATRTFSNSIELILNSILIYYVSRCMACSEKIVLQSDHFKERYDKAPTIVERVKYYKLRASLPSHSLNHCLILAGVTVLGIFNRPTFIAFAFPPIAFWLQRGLGSRSVGFLDFHVRIITFICCGIPTAVVGILADSFYFGYLTLGEIMKLEVGMDNLLVTPLNFLRYNSATENLEKHGIHGRYHHFLVNVPLLFNVLGVIGLISFGRMINSASKRHWLELPRIQSIESLMIACFIVPIALLSIFPHQEPRFIIPVLLPLVFLHGGSLGNGKSPTTVAPSNSHDPTHIYTKKSPRIIRWQVIWWLTNMFLTLFYGFLHQGGVLPLAKHMYHELKAKPELTHVHLFTSFTYPLPTALLHLKNTNKIYTSSTKHRYQLKQDFFLYEEGSKDISEVYTNIQRTLKECEKKFHNQKIPYRLYYAMPVNLFPEFMEHILMNGTRNLSYQTTNVFYPHISTEKLPIFTFNLDCFLVESMSLCLNHLTTNFSNDLFQLIDSFGLLLLRIEVPDNAGYIS is encoded by the exons ATGTCGTGCTATAAACCCTCGGCGAAGGCACTTCCTTACTGGATTTGTGCTGGATTGAGGATTGTTCTAACACTTTTACCCCAGACTGGATATATCCATCCTGACGAGTTTTTCCAGTCTGTCGAGGTGATTGCAGGGGATCGTTTCGACATATCTGTCAATAAACCCTGGGAGTTCAACACAACGTTTCCCATCCGCTCATCCCTGATTCCCCAAGTAATCATCGGGGTGCCCTACACAATCCTGAACATCCTCGCCCCCTACTTCTCGCACTACTTCCAGATCTCTCTGAGAACCCCCTACCTCCTGGTGGTGCTCCCCAGACTTGTCATCTGCGCCCTGTCCTTCGTCACCGATTATTCACTCTACAAGATATGCTGCATCTACAGCCAGAATTACCGAGTGAGGCTCGTCATCTACGCGAGCTCCTTCGTCATGATGACCTACGCCACTCGCACCTTCTCCAACAGCATCGAGCTGATCCTCAACTCCATTCTGATTTATTACGTCTCCAG GTGCATGGCATGTTCAGAGAAGATTGTTCTCCAGAGCGATCACTTCAAAGAACGATACGATAAGGCCCCAACGATCGTCGAGAGAGTCAAGTACTATAAATTACGAGCATCGCTTCCATCCCATTCCCTCAATCACTGCCTCATCCTAGCGGGTGTCACCGTCCTGGGTATCTTCAATCGACCAACATTCATTGCTTTTGCATTTCCACCGATAGCCTTCTGGCTCCAGCGAGGACTCGGCTCCAGGAGCGTTGGCTTCCTGGATTTTCACGTACGAATAATCACGTTTATTTGTTGTGGAATACCCACAGCTGTCGTTGGCATCCTCGCTGACAGCTTCTACTTTGGGTACCTGACTCTCGGCGAGATCATGAAGCTCGAGGTGGGGATGGATAATTTACTGGTTACCCCCTTGAATTTCTTGAGGTACAACTCGGCGACGGAGAACCTGGAGAAGCACGGAATTCACGGGAGATACCACCATTTTCTAGTCAACGTTCCCCTGCTGTTTAATGTCCTGGGGGTCATTGGATTGATCTCCTTCGGGAGAATGATCAATAG TGCGTCGAAACGTCACTGGCTGGAGCTCCCTCGCATTCAGAGCATCGAGAGTCTGATGATCGCCTGCTTCATAGTCCCAATCGCACTTCTCTCGATTTTCCCTCACCAAGAGCCTCGATTCATCATTCCAGTGCTGCTGCCTCTGGTGTTCCTCCACGGGGGCTCCCTAGGGAACGGCAAGAGCCCAACAACAGTCGCCCCCAGCAACAGCCACGACCCAACTCACATCTACACGAAAAAATCCCCGAGGATAATTCGATGGCAGGTGATCTGGTGGCTCACCAACATGTTCCTGACGTTATTCTACGGATTTTTGCACCAAGGGGGTGTTCTACCCCTAGCGAAGCACATGTATCACGAGCTGAAGGCCAAACCAGAGCTCACCCACGTTCATTTATTCACGTCCTTCACTTATCCACTGCCCACAGCTCTTCTCCATCTCAAGAACACGAATAAAATTTACACCAGCAGTACCAAACATCGGTACCAACTCAAACAGGATTTTTTCTTGTACGAAGAGGGCAGCAAGGATATATCAGAGGTCTACACAAACATTCAGAGGACATTGAAAGAGTGTGAGAAGAAATTTCACAATCAGAAAATACCCTACAGACTCTACTATGCAATGCCTGTTAATTTATTTCCCGAATTTATGGAGCACATTTTGATGAATGGCACGAGGAATCTGAGTTATCAAACGACGAATGTCTTTTATCCACACATTTCCACTGAAAAGTTACCAATTTTCACATTTAATTTAGATTGTTTTCTTGTGGAGAGCATGAGTTTGTGTCTCAATCATTTGACaacgaatttttccaacgatttATTCCAGTTAATTGATAGTTTTGGATTATTATTGCTGAGAATTGAAGTGCCTGATAATGCTGGATATATCTCCTAG
- the LOC135170942 gene encoding uncharacterized protein LOC135170942, with product MAEKSQIVEQKPDNTLPLRAALSSIFESIGDSVSEKQFAECQSYLRSKLPESKFNSVIQKLHEKIKNDLRDRMNEELEGMMTEESLASGLGKLKQLLMETPYSPEEIAWRPPGDVPLHLRTFDVAKMDEETERLTELVDDLENENNHLVNVLTRKREKILAHDKKIRKSMKIGADSVMRLEKTRDKVQKYVDELEEQLIGDN from the exons ATGGCGGAGAAGTCACAAATCGTCGAACAGAAGCCCGACAACACGTTGCCCCTACGAGCAGCTCTTTCCAGCATTTTCGAGAGCATCGGCGACTCTGTGAG TGAGAAGCAGTTTGCGGAGTGCCAAAGTTACCTCAGATCAAAGCTACCAGAGTCCAAATTCAACTCCGTCATTCAGAAGCTTCACGAAAAGATTAAGAATGATCTTCGGGACCGGATGAACGAGGAGTTGGAGGGAATGATGACCGAAGAGAGTTTGGCCAGTGGCCTGGGGAAGCTCAAGCAGCTCTTGATGGAAACACCGTACAGTCCTGAGGAAATTGCTTG GAGACCGCCTGGAGATGTCCCCCTTCACCTGCGAACGTTCGACGTCGCCAAAATGGACGAGGAAACCGAGAGATTGACGGAACTAGTGGACGATCTGGAGAACGAGAACAATCACCTCGTGAACGTCCTCACGAGAAAACGAGAGAAGATCCTCGcacacgataaaaaaattcggaaGTCAATGAAAATTGGTGCGGACAGTGTCATGAGACTGGAGAAAACGAGAGACAAAGTCCAGAAGTACGTGGATGAACTCGAGGAACAACTGATTGGcgataattaa